Genomic DNA from Streptomyces sp. NBC_01571:
CTGGATGTGGGCGGCTCAGAACCCACCCACCGGGAGGACCGGTCATGATCGGCGTGCTGGTGGCGGGGTTCCTGATCGCGCACGGACTGCTGCACCCCGGTGTCTGGTCGGCACGGTTGCCGACCGGCACGCGGACCCCCATCGACGCCGGCCAGTCCTGGGCGTTCACGGCTGCCCGCGTATCCGCCCCGCCGACCCGGGCCGCAGCGCGGGCACTCGCCTGGTACACCGCGACGCTGTACCTCGTCGCCGGGGCGGGCGCCGCCGCAGGCAGCGACTGGTGGCCGGGCGCCGCGATCGTGGCGGCTTCCAGCGGACTCGCTCTCAAGGCGATCTGGTTCCATCCGTGGCTCACCGTCGGGATCCTGTTCGACGTGGGCGTCATCGTCGCCGTGGCCTCCCACTGGCCCGGATCCCTCTACTGAATCCGGATCGGCGGCGGTGGAACCCCACAAGCCCACGGGCCCGGAACCTTGGTTCCGGGCCCGTGGGCTTGTGGCGCATCAGCTGGCTGGTCAGTCGTGCGGGACCACCACGACCGGGGCCATGGCATGGTGCAGGACCGCCTGCGTGACCGGTCCCACATGCAGGCCCGCGGGTGAACGACGACTGCGGCGCCCGACAACGACCAGGGCCGCGTCCCGCGAGGCATCCACCAGGTGAGGCGCCGCGCTGCCGACGACCACTTGCCGGTGCGTTTCGACGCCGGGGAACTTCTCCTGCCACGGCCGCAGCACCTCGGCCAGCCCACGCCGCGCGTGCGCATCAAGCTCGAAGTTGAGTCCGGCGTCCAGGGCGCCACCGTATCCGTAGTAGGGCGGCAGGCTCCATCCGTGGACGACGCGAAGGCTTCGCCCTCGGCGGGCAGCTGCGTCGAACGCGAACCCGATCACGGTAGCGTCCGGATGCTCCAGGTCGAGCCCGAGCACGACATCGCCCGTCGGGGGCTGTTCCTCGGCGCGCTCGCCGGCTCGTACGAGGACGAGCGGAGCCTTGGCACGGGCCACCACGGCGAGTGCGACGGAGCCGACCAGGAACCCCCTCACGCCGCCCAGGCCCCGGGATCCGAGCACCAGGAGATCGGCGTCCTCAGCGGCGGCCAGGAGGCCCGTGACGGGCGGCTCCGCGATCAGGTCGGCACTGACGCGCAGACCGGGGTGGCGTTCGGCGATCCGTGCCGCGGTCTCCCGCAGCAGGCGCAGGCCCCACTCCTCCTGCTGATCGTCCACGGGCGGCACAGCAGCACCCGCCAAAGGCAAGTAGGTATAGGCCTGCTGCCACAGCCAGGCATGCACGAGGCGCAGGGGCGCGTCGCGCAGCAGCGCCTCGTGGGCGGCCCAGTCGGCGGCTGCGGTGCTTTCGGGCGAACCGTCCAGGCCGACGGTGACGTTGCGGAACATGTGCGGACCTCCTCAGGGGGACGCCTCTCAGTCTCCGCGTGCCACGCCTGTGTCAGGAGGGGCCGCTGGTCCCCCGGTCAGGGACCGACCGGTCCCCGCGTCACCCGTCAATGGACGCGCAGGCAGCGCCAGTAGCGGCGCGCCAGCCCTCCATGTGCATTCAGGACCGAACGACCCGGGCATCGTTCTCCGAGGCTCGTTCAGACGACCGCGACCGGGCAGTGGGAGTGATGCAGCAGGAAGGCGGCGAGGGGCCCCGGCCATGGACCGATGCGGTGCGAGTGGCTGCCAGAACCGACCACCACGACGGCGGCATCACGCGTCGCCTCCAGCAGTGCACGCATCCGGTCGGAGCCGACCGTGCGGGTCTGCACCTCGACCCCGGGATACTGCTCCCGTGCCCCGGCCACAGCACGGCACGGTAAAGACGGTTCGGTCTGTGCCTGTTGGCCCGCACCGTCGCGGACCTGATCCGCGGCAACCGGTGCAGGAAGGGAGGCCGCCGGGCGATACCGGGGGCCGGCGTGCAACACACGCAGCCGGAGCCCGCGACGCTGCGCCTCCGCGAAGGCGAAACCCGCGGCATCCATGCCGGCCTCGTCCTCCAGGCCGAGCAGCACCTCGCTACGGCCGGCTGCTCTGTAGTTCCCCCGTACGACGAGCAGCGGACCTCGCGTATGCGCGGCCAGCCGCAGGCTCACCGAGCCGAACAATAAGCCGGCGAGACTGCCGAGGCCCCTTGTGCCGATGACGGTGAGCGCCGCGTCTCGGCCGTGCCGGGCCAGCGCCTGGACCGGTCCGCCCTGGAAGGCCGAGGCCGTGACGGGTAGTCCTGGGTGCCGCTCGCGCACGCGCGCGACCGCGGACGCCAGTACCGGACCGGCTTCGTCGGCGTCGGGCACGGCGTACACGATGTCCAGCGGGGCGCCGCGCAGCAGCGCTTCCTCGGCGGCCCGGTCCAGCGCTCGTACGGCGATGAGCGAGCCGTCCACTCCGACGGTCACATGACGGGTGGTCATGTCGTCCCTCCCCTTGGTCAATGCTGTCTAGGTGGCGGCTGTCGTGCCGTCGGCCCGGTTCTCGAGTGCCGCTCGCCCCGCTTCGAGGCGGGCCGACGGGACGCGGAATGGCGAGCAGGAGACGTAGTCGATGCCGGTGTCGTGGAAGAAGTGGATGGAGTCCGGGTCCCCGCCGTGTTCGCCGCAGACGCCGATCTTCAGGGCGGGGCTGGTCGCACGGCCCTCTTCGACGGCGATCCGGACCAGACGGCCGACGCCGTCCCGGTCGAGGGTCTCGAAAGGCGAGGTGGCGATGATGCCCTGGTCGAGATACCCGGGGAAGAAGGATGCCTCGGCGTCGTCGCGGGACAGTCCCCACGTGGTCTGCGTCAGGTCGTTGGTGCCGAAGGAGAAGAAGTCGGCGGCTTCGGCGATCCGCCCCGCGGTCAGGGCGGCACGGGGCAGTTCGATCATCGTGCCGATGGGGCAGCCGACGGGGTGCCCGGCGGCGTCCGACACCTGAGCGAGTACGCGCTCCGCCGCCGCCCGTACGATCCTGAGTTCTTCGACCGTCCCCACCAGCGGAACCATGATCTCGGCCCGGGGATCTCCCCCGGCCCGCCGGCGTTCCACGACGGCCTCGGCGATCGCCCGTACCTGCATCTCGACCAGTCCCGGGACGACCAGTCCCAGGCGCACGCCGCGCAGCCCCAGCATCGGGTTGCTCTCGTGCATGCGCTCCACAGCGGCCAGCAGACGCCGGTCGTGCGCGGTGGGTCGAGTGGCGACGCGGACGGCGAGCTCGGTGTGGTCGGGCAGGAACTCGTGCAGCGGTGGGTCGATCAGCCGGATCGTCACCGGCAGCCCGTCCATAGCTGCCAGGATGCCGACGAAGTCGGCCCGTTGCAGCGGCAGCAGCGCGTCCAGTGCGGTGCGGCGCCCTGCCTCGTCCTCGGCGAGGATCATCGCCTCGACCAGGCTCCGCCGCTCGCCGAGGAACATGTGCTCGGTGCGGCACAGTCCGATGCCTTCGGCTCCGTAGCGGCGGGCACGTGCCGCGTCCTCCGGGCTGTCGGCGTTGGCACGCACCCCCAAGCGCCGCACGGCGTCGGCGTGTTCGAGGGTACGGGCCACAGCCGCGGTCAGCGCTCCGTCGTGTTCCCCGGTGTCCAGGAAGTGGCTCACCGGCGAGTCGGTGAGCGGCAGAGCGCCGAGGTGGACCGTGCCCGCCGTGCCGTCCACGGAGATCACCGTGCCTTCGGCGAGCACGGTCCGGTCGGGTGCGGTGAGCGTCCGTGTCTCCACGTCCACCGTCAGTTCCTCGGCACCGCATACGCACACCCTGCCCATACCGCGCGCCACCACGGCCGCGTGGCTGGTCTTGCCGCCACGGCTTGTGATCACGGCCTCGGCCGCGACCATTCCGGGCAGGTCGTCGGGGGTGGTCTCGCGGCGTACGAGGATCACCTTCTCCCCCGTCGCGGCGCGCCGCACGGCCTCGGCCGAGTCGAAGACGATCGCGCCGACGGCTGCGCCTGGTGAAGCCGGGACGCCGTGGACCAGCGGCTTCGTGGTCATGTGCGCGGCGAAGCCGGGGAACATGAGTCGGGCGAGCTGTGTCCCACCGACCCGGGCGAGCGCTTCGTCCGCGCCGATCAGATTCTCGTCGACGAGGGCCTCCGCGATGCGGAAGGCGGCTTCGGCGGTGCGTTTGCCGACCCGGGTCTGGAGCATCCAGAGCGTGCCGCGCTCGATGGTGAACTCGACGTCGCACAGATCCCGGTAATGGTGCTCCAGAGTGTTCATGTGGTTGATGAGTTGCCGGTACGAGGACGGGTCGAGCCGTTCCAGTTCGGCGAGCGGTACGGCGTTGCGGGTGCCGGCCACCACGTCCTCGCCCTGCGCGTTGGGAAGGTAGTCGCCGTAGACGCCGCGGGTACCGGTGGCCGGGTCGCGGGTGAAGGCGACACCTGTCCCGGAGTCCGGACCGAGGTTCCCGAAGACCATCACCTGGATGTTGACAGCGGTGCCCAGGTCGTCGGGGATGTGTTCGCGACGGCGGTACAGGCGGGCTCGTTCGCTGTTCCAGGAGCGGAAGACCGCATGGATCGCCCGGTGCAGTTGCTCGCCCGGGTCCTGCGGGAACTCCTCGCCCGTCGCGTGCCGGATCATCCTTTTGAAGTCCTCGACGAGCCCGGCGGGGTCGCCGGTGGTCCCGCGCCGGTCGAACAGTGCCGGGTCGATATCGAGGACCGTGCGGCCGTACATCTGCAGGAGGCGGCGGTAGGAGTCCCGTGCGAACTGCTCACAGCCTGTGGCCTTGGCGAGCCCGAGGACGGATTCGTCACCGAGGCCGACGTCGAGGATCGTCTCCATCATGCCGGGCATGGAGAACTTGCCGCCCGAACGCACGGACAGCAACAGCGGGTTGTCCCGCCCACCGAGTTCACGACCGGCGCCACGTTCCAACTCGCCGATTGCCGCCGCGACCTGAGCGGCCAGCTCCGCCGGCTCCTTGCCCGTGGCGAGGTATTCCCGGCAGGCGTCGGTGGTGACGGTGAAGCCGGGCGGTACCCGCAGCCCCAGCCGGGTCATCTCCGCGAGGTTGGCTCCCTTGCCGCCGAGCAGGTCCGCCATGTCACGGCCGCCCTCGGCAAATCCGTACACGTACCGGGTCATCTCTCTCATCCTCCGGTGCTGCTCAGACGTGCGGGACGACGGCGACGGGACTGGGGGCGTG
This window encodes:
- a CDS encoding universal stress protein, with the translated sequence MFRNVTVGLDGSPESTAAADWAAHEALLRDAPLRLVHAWLWQQAYTYLPLAGAAVPPVDDQQEEWGLRLLRETAARIAERHPGLRVSADLIAEPPVTGLLAAAEDADLLVLGSRGLGGVRGFLVGSVALAVVARAKAPLVLVRAGERAEEQPPTGDVVLGLDLEHPDATVIGFAFDAAARRGRSLRVVHGWSLPPYYGYGGALDAGLNFELDAHARRGLAEVLRPWQEKFPGVETHRQVVVGSAAPHLVDASRDAALVVVGRRSRRSPAGLHVGPVTQAVLHHAMAPVVVVPHD
- a CDS encoding universal stress protein encodes the protein MTTRHVTVGVDGSLIAVRALDRAAEEALLRGAPLDIVYAVPDADEAGPVLASAVARVRERHPGLPVTASAFQGGPVQALARHGRDAALTVIGTRGLGSLAGLLFGSVSLRLAAHTRGPLLVVRGNYRAAGRSEVLLGLEDEAGMDAAGFAFAEAQRRGLRLRVLHAGPRYRPAASLPAPVAADQVRDGAGQQAQTEPSLPCRAVAGAREQYPGVEVQTRTVGSDRMRALLEATRDAAVVVVGSGSHSHRIGPWPGPLAAFLLHHSHCPVAVV
- the ppdK gene encoding pyruvate, phosphate dikinase; the protein is MTRYVYGFAEGGRDMADLLGGKGANLAEMTRLGLRVPPGFTVTTDACREYLATGKEPAELAAQVAAAIGELERGAGRELGGRDNPLLLSVRSGGKFSMPGMMETILDVGLGDESVLGLAKATGCEQFARDSYRRLLQMYGRTVLDIDPALFDRRGTTGDPAGLVEDFKRMIRHATGEEFPQDPGEQLHRAIHAVFRSWNSERARLYRRREHIPDDLGTAVNIQVMVFGNLGPDSGTGVAFTRDPATGTRGVYGDYLPNAQGEDVVAGTRNAVPLAELERLDPSSYRQLINHMNTLEHHYRDLCDVEFTIERGTLWMLQTRVGKRTAEAAFRIAEALVDENLIGADEALARVGGTQLARLMFPGFAAHMTTKPLVHGVPASPGAAVGAIVFDSAEAVRRAATGEKVILVRRETTPDDLPGMVAAEAVITSRGGKTSHAAVVARGMGRVCVCGAEELTVDVETRTLTAPDRTVLAEGTVISVDGTAGTVHLGALPLTDSPVSHFLDTGEHDGALTAAVARTLEHADAVRRLGVRANADSPEDAARARRYGAEGIGLCRTEHMFLGERRSLVEAMILAEDEAGRRTALDALLPLQRADFVGILAAMDGLPVTIRLIDPPLHEFLPDHTELAVRVATRPTAHDRRLLAAVERMHESNPMLGLRGVRLGLVVPGLVEMQVRAIAEAVVERRRAGGDPRAEIMVPLVGTVEELRIVRAAAERVLAQVSDAAGHPVGCPIGTMIELPRAALTAGRIAEAADFFSFGTNDLTQTTWGLSRDDAEASFFPGYLDQGIIATSPFETLDRDGVGRLVRIAVEEGRATSPALKIGVCGEHGGDPDSIHFFHDTGIDYVSCSPFRVPSARLEAGRAALENRADGTTAAT